A genomic window from Synechococcus sp. WH 8016 includes:
- a CDS encoding DUF1611 domain-containing protein translates to MIPQPVQHSNRTLATNEAISDSTTPAVVYCEGHFSGLDGKTAHGLVRSCDVYSIRAVIDSQCAGLDAGFVLDGIANGIPIVADLAAAMALLGGSKATLIYGMAPASGLFSDEDRHMLLTAMAAGLNLVSGMREFLGKEAAFQAAAKHHGVTIRDVRRPSALKDLKLFSGSISRVRCARIAVLGTDGAIGKRTTATLLVQALRGHGIRAVLVSTGQTGLIQGGRFGVPLDAIPSQFGSGEVEAAVVAAYEAEHPQVIVIEGQGALSHPAYLSSSFILRGSQPQAVILQHAPARRCLSDFPFAPIPTPASEIRLIESFAPTRVIGLTINHEGMNEAQLTAAIALCEAELSIPVTDAISRPAANLVAMVVRAFPELSGVRQPVGL, encoded by the coding sequence TTGATTCCACAACCCGTACAACACTCCAATCGGACCCTCGCCACCAACGAGGCCATTTCAGACAGCACAACACCAGCAGTTGTTTACTGCGAAGGTCACTTCTCCGGACTCGATGGCAAGACGGCCCACGGTTTAGTGCGGTCCTGCGACGTGTACAGCATCCGCGCTGTGATCGACAGCCAATGTGCAGGCCTCGACGCAGGATTCGTGCTCGATGGCATCGCCAACGGAATCCCCATCGTGGCCGACCTGGCAGCAGCCATGGCTTTGCTGGGAGGATCGAAGGCAACTCTGATCTACGGCATGGCTCCAGCCAGCGGGCTGTTCAGCGATGAGGACCGCCACATGCTGCTGACGGCGATGGCCGCCGGGCTCAATCTGGTGAGCGGGATGCGCGAATTCCTCGGTAAGGAGGCCGCCTTCCAGGCTGCTGCGAAACACCATGGCGTGACGATCCGCGACGTGCGTCGTCCCTCAGCCCTCAAGGATCTCAAGCTGTTCAGCGGCAGCATCAGCCGTGTTCGCTGCGCCCGCATCGCCGTGCTCGGCACGGACGGTGCCATCGGCAAGCGCACCACAGCCACACTGCTGGTTCAGGCCCTACGGGGCCATGGCATCAGGGCTGTGTTGGTGAGCACGGGCCAGACCGGCCTGATCCAGGGGGGCCGATTCGGGGTGCCTCTCGATGCAATCCCCTCCCAGTTCGGCTCCGGAGAGGTGGAGGCCGCAGTGGTCGCGGCCTACGAGGCCGAACATCCGCAGGTGATCGTGATTGAAGGCCAAGGAGCCCTCAGCCATCCGGCCTACCTCTCCTCGAGTTTCATTCTGCGAGGGAGCCAGCCCCAGGCCGTGATCCTGCAGCATGCGCCGGCACGGCGTTGTCTGAGTGATTTTCCCTTTGCGCCGATCCCCACCCCAGCCAGTGAGATTCGGCTGATCGAGTCCTTCGCCCCAACGCGGGTGATCGGTCTCACGATCAACCACGAAGGCATGAATGAAGCCCAGCTCACCGCGGCGATCGCCCTCTGTGAGGCTGAACTCTCCATCCCGGTGACCGATGCCATCAGCCGGCCCGCGGCGAATCTGGTGGCCATGGTGGTGCGCGCCTTCCCTGAACTCAGTGGCGTACGGCAGCCGGTGGGCCTTTGA
- a CDS encoding Nif11-like leader peptide family RiPP precursor translates to MSEEQLKAFLEKVQSDARLQEMLIAEANADAIANIAKKEGFSISIDLIKNAQSVSELGKNGGRGWWLE, encoded by the coding sequence ATGTCAGAAGAGCAACTCAAGGCCTTCCTGGAAAAAGTCCAAAGCGATGCCAGACTTCAAGAGATGCTTATAGCAGAAGCGAATGCCGATGCTATTGCTAATATTGCAAAAAAGGAAGGATTTAGCATCTCTATTGACTTAATCAAAAACGCACAATCAGTATCTGAACTTGGAAAAAATGGAGGACGTGGGTGGTGGCTAGAGTAA
- a CDS encoding DUF3854 domain-containing protein — MKLDATGWDEVNRGLMLPPLSFEGAQVLLGEHGFSSTPETYTPEQAWLFIFKTPEVPVWIEESALKAMAACSIGQLAVGVNGINGWHQKGRSDRLMPALKLLAKKGRKIVVRFDCPGSSKSQSIHQARKLARRMEREGARNGGWWCWLPDKPGKTDDFVAALIKADAETKRELRGWLDAYVTTSATNSNYRRIKGTWTTHQTKDEFNADDLLKVAETHRVIVLKGATGTGKSKAMLAALESLEDHAQTKFTVLGAYHRSSLVHKGAHEFGVKNLSAPPKSAERAGLHEGLTMRDGLFCCGESAFKDSSEQTLWKWLRELRDNPRPTLLVLDEISQVLANWTMGGTDALRSIRSKALNALEGLLALDCIHVWAADALVGDIELNWLKSITGCDPLLIHSTFTRERDLFMGLPNSTNERTLNLRLNDVIQAQQRFWLGHGTVAGLHRCLDALPDSQPSEELRITGEKESRDDPWVPRLMANAEGEGPQYKRIGFSPAVSCGISMAATPVALTAIVQAYCWKAEDVIQALNRARNSSQRILLAPKVVPEAAGITKETTAKEASKALEERMRAGALDDYAALLADRHPATKRAVAELEARNNFECFNNSWCLHGLLQEEGYRIRDLEALERQQGEVNESPQTKQSDRRERSLEAADAFRMEALQRLALGTSDLASERREARRLIAGGSFLDLAEVDVSETWKVAQELQLDDLIKATTVFRNSPELITVWRQLQALDRSGVKRVARALGCRPDRLPGPMDFIDVRKIWPLIKVLGFQVKKTGETRANGKIWMIEPIDINSK, encoded by the coding sequence TTGAAACTTGATGCCACGGGATGGGATGAAGTCAACCGAGGACTCATGCTCCCGCCCTTGAGCTTTGAGGGCGCCCAAGTTCTTCTTGGAGAGCACGGATTCTCATCAACACCGGAGACCTACACACCCGAACAAGCCTGGCTGTTCATCTTCAAGACACCAGAGGTGCCTGTCTGGATTGAGGAATCAGCACTGAAGGCGATGGCGGCTTGCTCGATCGGCCAGCTCGCAGTGGGAGTGAATGGCATCAATGGCTGGCATCAGAAAGGCCGTAGTGACCGACTCATGCCTGCTCTGAAGCTTCTTGCCAAGAAGGGCCGCAAGATCGTTGTTCGCTTCGACTGCCCAGGCTCCAGCAAAAGCCAATCCATCCATCAAGCCAGGAAGCTGGCACGGCGCATGGAGCGTGAAGGAGCCCGCAACGGCGGATGGTGGTGCTGGCTGCCGGACAAACCTGGCAAGACCGATGACTTCGTCGCAGCCCTAATCAAGGCGGACGCTGAAACGAAGCGCGAGCTGCGGGGTTGGCTGGATGCCTACGTCACCACATCCGCCACCAACAGCAACTACCGGCGCATCAAGGGCACTTGGACCACCCATCAGACCAAAGATGAGTTCAACGCTGATGACCTGTTGAAGGTCGCCGAGACGCATCGCGTGATCGTCTTGAAAGGTGCGACCGGAACAGGGAAGTCCAAGGCCATGTTGGCGGCCCTTGAATCTTTAGAAGACCACGCTCAGACCAAGTTCACCGTCCTTGGTGCCTACCACCGTTCTTCATTGGTGCATAAAGGAGCCCATGAGTTCGGGGTCAAGAACCTCAGCGCGCCCCCCAAATCGGCAGAAAGGGCTGGCCTCCATGAAGGGCTAACCATGCGGGATGGCTTGTTCTGCTGCGGTGAAAGCGCTTTCAAGGATTCGAGCGAACAAACCCTTTGGAAATGGCTCAGGGAACTCCGTGACAACCCACGACCGACGCTGCTGGTCCTTGATGAAATCAGCCAAGTTCTCGCGAACTGGACCATGGGAGGCACCGATGCGCTTCGCAGCATCCGCTCGAAGGCTCTGAACGCCTTGGAGGGATTACTCGCCCTGGACTGCATTCATGTCTGGGCGGCCGATGCCCTCGTTGGCGACATTGAGCTGAATTGGCTGAAAAGCATCACAGGCTGTGATCCGCTGCTGATCCACAGCACATTCACCCGTGAACGCGACCTGTTCATGGGGCTTCCGAACTCCACCAACGAACGGACCCTGAACTTGCGCTTAAACGATGTGATTCAAGCCCAACAACGGTTCTGGCTAGGGCATGGAACAGTCGCCGGCTTGCACCGATGCCTTGATGCACTTCCTGACTCGCAACCATCAGAGGAGCTAAGGATCACCGGAGAGAAGGAGAGTCGAGACGACCCTTGGGTACCTCGTCTGATGGCCAATGCAGAAGGCGAAGGCCCGCAATACAAACGCATTGGCTTCAGCCCCGCGGTGTCATGCGGGATCTCCATGGCAGCAACGCCAGTAGCACTGACAGCAATCGTTCAGGCCTATTGCTGGAAGGCAGAGGATGTGATCCAGGCTCTGAACCGAGCACGAAACAGCAGCCAACGCATCCTGCTTGCACCAAAGGTCGTGCCAGAGGCCGCCGGAATCACCAAAGAAACCACTGCGAAAGAGGCCTCCAAGGCCCTGGAAGAACGAATGAGGGCAGGGGCTCTTGATGACTACGCAGCGTTACTCGCAGATCGGCATCCAGCAACCAAAAGAGCCGTTGCCGAACTCGAAGCCCGCAACAACTTCGAGTGCTTCAACAACAGTTGGTGCCTTCATGGCCTGCTCCAGGAAGAGGGCTATCGCATTCGTGACCTCGAGGCACTTGAAAGACAGCAAGGGGAAGTGAATGAATCACCCCAGACAAAACAAAGTGACCGAAGAGAACGATCGCTGGAAGCAGCAGATGCTTTTCGCATGGAAGCTCTGCAGCGCCTAGCGCTGGGAACCTCGGATCTTGCCAGCGAGCGACGTGAGGCCAGACGATTGATTGCGGGAGGGTCGTTTCTTGATCTTGCGGAAGTCGATGTGAGCGAGACTTGGAAAGTGGCACAGGAGCTACAACTCGACGATCTGATCAAGGCGACAACAGTCTTTAGAAACAGCCCAGAACTCATCACGGTCTGGAGGCAACTTCAAGCTTTGGATCGCTCAGGAGTGAAGCGGGTTGCACGAGCACTTGGATGCAGACCAGACCGACTTCCAGGCCCGATGGACTTCATAGACGTTCGCAAGATCTGGCCCTTGATCAAGGTCCTGGGATTTCAAGTGAAAAAGACAGGAGAAACAAGAGCCAATGGCAAGATCTGGATGATTGAGCCAATAGACATCAACTCAAAGTGA